A genome region from Salvia splendens isolate huo1 chromosome 19, SspV2, whole genome shotgun sequence includes the following:
- the LOC121778099 gene encoding DNA mismatch repair protein MLH1-like isoform X3, protein MELEAQPSDGMDMEECTPTPLEREPPVIRRLEEEVVNRIAAGEVIQRPLSAVKELVENSIDAGSTSITVVVKDGGLKLIQVSDDGHGIRYEDLPILCERHTTSKLSKYEDLQSIKSMGFRGEALASMTYVGHVTVTTITKDQLHGYRATYKDGVMGCEPKACAAVKGTQVMIEDLFYNMAARKKTLQNSADDYPKIVDIICQFAIHHTSISFSCRKHGAARADVQSASKSSRLDAIRSVYGVSVAQNLLKIEVSDDPSSSSFEMDGFISNSNYIAKKIAMVLFINDRLVECGALKRAIEIVYSATLPKASKPFIYMSIKLPPEHVDVNVHPTKREVTLLNQEIIIEKIQSAIESKLRNSNESRTFREQKVDPLDTSVSTSKAASTPPSSFGTKPQKVPVHKMVRTDSQDPAGRLDAYLQSTQSSQMQRNSCLASMRSSIKERRNSRETADLTSIQELIREIDSSCHTELLDLVGHCTYLGMADDVFALLQHNTHLYLANVVNLSKELMYQQVLRRFAQFSAIQLSVPAPLWELVMLALKEDELEPEGIEHENLKEKIAEMNTKVIKQKSEMLEEYFGIHIDPDGNLSRLPIVLDQYTPDMDRVPELILCLGNDVNWDDEKDCFQTIAAAIANFYAFHPPLLPNPSGESLQFYKRSPSGDPEEGSTSHSGDVIPEEQIEQELFLEAERAWSQREWSIQHVLFPSMRLFLKPPTSMATDGTFVKVASLEKLYKIFERC, encoded by the exons ATGGAGTTGGAAGCTCAACCCTCCGATGGAATGGATATGGAAGAATGCACACCCACTCCACTTGAAAGGGAGCCGCCGGTAATCCGACGCTTGGAAGAGGAGGTGGTCAACAGAATCGCCGCCGGTGAGGTCATCCAGCGGCCACTCTCCGCCGTTAAGGAGCTCGTCGAGAACAGCATCGACGCCGGCTCAACTTCCATCACCGTGGTGGTGAAAGATGGTGGCCTCAAACTCATCCAAGTCTCCGACGACGGTCATGGAATTCGA TATGAAGATCTTCCTATTTTATGTGAAAGGCATACAACCTCTAAACTAAGTAAATATGAGGACTTACAATCTATCAAATCCATGGGATTTAGAGGCGAGGCGTTAGCAAGTATGACATATGTTGGTCATGTGACAGTTACCACCATAACTAAAGATCAATTACATGGATACAG GGCAACTTATAAAGATGGTGTGATGGGGTGTGAACCAAAAGCATGTGCAGCTGTTAAAGGCACTCAAGTTATG ATAGAggatttattttataacatgGCTGCTAGGAAGAAAACACTTCAGAATTCCGCTGATGACTACCCAAAGATAGTTGATATAATTTGCCAGTTTGCCATCCATCACACGAGCATAAGCTTCTCTTGCAGAAAG CATGGAGCTGCTCGAGCAGATGTTCAATCAGCTTCTAAATCCTCAAGGCTTGACGCAATAAGATCTGTCTATGGGGTATCAGTTGCACAAAACCTTTTGAAGATAGAAGTCTCTGATGATCCATCGAGTTCAAGTTTCGAGATGGATGGATTTATTTCTAATTCTAACTACATCGCAAAGAAGATAGCTATGGTGCTATTCATCAATG ATAGACTCGTGGAGTGTGGTGCTCTAAAGAGAGCAATCGAGATTGTTTATTCTGCTACATTGCCAAAGGCATCCAAACCTTTCATCTACATGTCAATCAAGTTGCCACCTGAACACGTTGATGTAAATGTGCACCCAACTAAGAGAGAG GTAACCCTCCTGAACCAAGAAATTATAATTGAGAAGATACAATCTGCTATTGAGTCAAAATTGAGGAATTCCAATGAGTCGAGGACATTTCGAGAACAG AAAGTGGATCCTTTAGATACTTCAGTTTCTACAAGCAAGGCTGCCTCAACTCCTCCCTCGTCTTTTG GAACAAAGCCCCAAAAAGTTCCCGTGCACAAAATGGTAAGGACAGATTCCCAGGATCCTGCAGGAAGGTTGGATGCATACCTGCAGAGCACACAGTCTAGTCAAATGCAACGAAATTCTTGCTTGGCCTCCATGAG GTCTTCAATCAAAGAAAGGAGGAACTCCAGGGAGACTGCAGACCTTACTAGCATTCAGGAACTTATCAGAGAGATTGACTCTAGCTGCCACACTG AGTTGCTGGACCTTGTTGGACACTGCACGTACCTTGGGATGGCAGACGATGTTTTTGCTCTGCTGCAGCACAACACTCATCTGTATCTAGCTAATGTGGTCAACTTGAG CAAAGAGCTCATGTACCAGCAAGTTTTACGTCGATTTGCACAGTTTAGCGCAATTCAATTGAGTGTTCCCGCTCCTCTGTGGGAATTAGTAATGCTGGCCCTAAAGGAGGACGAGTTGGAACCTGAAGGCATTGAACATGAAAACCTGAAAGAAAAGATAGCAGAA ATGAATACAAAGGTGATAAAGCAGAAGAGCGAGATGTTGGAGGAATACTTTGGCATTCATATTGACCCGGATGGTAATTTGTCCCGGCTGCCTATTGTACTTGACCAATACACACCTGACATGGATCGTGTTCCAGAGCTCATTCTTTGTTTGGGCAATGAT GTTAATTGGGATGATGAGAAGGACTGTTTTCAAACAATCGCTGCAGCTATTGCGAACTTCTATGCCTTCCATCCCCCTTTGTTGCCAAATCCATCAGGTGAGAGCTTACAATTTTATAAAAGATCTCCTTCTGGAGATCCTGAAGAAGGAAGTACGTCACACAGTGGTG ATGTCATACCGGAAGAACAAATTGAGCAAGAACTATTTTTGGAGGCTGAAAGAGCTTGGTCTCAGCGTGAATGGTCGATTCAGCATGTTTTGTTCCCCTCCATGAGGCTTTTCCTCAAGCCTCCTACATCAATGGCTACAGATGGAACTTTTGTCAAG GTGGCTTCATTGGAGAAACTCTACAAAATTTTTGAAAGATGCTAA
- the LOC121778099 gene encoding DNA mismatch repair protein MLH1-like isoform X2 has protein sequence MELEAQPSDGMDMEECTPTPLEREPPVIRRLEEEVVNRIAAGEVIQRPLSAVKELVENSIDAGSTSITVVVKDGGLKLIQVSDDGHGIRRILNASLACSVDERLRAFYMYEDLPILCERHTTSKLSKYEDLQSIKSMGFRGEALASMTYVGHVTVTTITKDQLHGYRATYKDGVMGCEPKACAAVKGTQVMIEDLFYNMAARKKTLQNSADDYPKIVDIICQFAIHHTSISFSCRKHGAARADVQSASKSSRLDAIRSVYGVSVAQNLLKIEVSDDPSSSSFEMDGFISNSNYIAKKIAMVLFINDRLVECGALKRAIEIVYSATLPKASKPFIYMSIKLPPEHVDVNVHPTKREVTLLNQEIIIEKIQSAIESKLRNSNESRTFREQKVDPLDTSVSTSKAASTPPSSFGTKPQKVPVHKMVRTDSQDPAGRLDAYLQSTQSSQMQRNSCLASMRSSIKERRNSRETADLTSIQELIREIDSSCHTELLDLVGHCTYLGMADDVFALLQHNTHLYLANVVNLSKELMYQQVLRRFAQFSAIQLSVPAPLWELVMLALKEDELEPEGIEHENLKEKIAEMNTKVIKQKSEMLEEYFGIHIDPDGNLSRLPIVLDQYTPDMDRVPELILCLGNDVNWDDEKDCFQTIAAAIANFYAFHPPLLPNPSGESLQFYKRSPSGDPEEGSTSHSGDVIPEEQIEQELFLEAERAWSQREWSIQHVLFPSMRLFLKPPTSMATDGTFVKVASLEKLYKIFERC, from the exons ATGGAGTTGGAAGCTCAACCCTCCGATGGAATGGATATGGAAGAATGCACACCCACTCCACTTGAAAGGGAGCCGCCGGTAATCCGACGCTTGGAAGAGGAGGTGGTCAACAGAATCGCCGCCGGTGAGGTCATCCAGCGGCCACTCTCCGCCGTTAAGGAGCTCGTCGAGAACAGCATCGACGCCGGCTCAACTTCCATCACCGTGGTGGTGAAAGATGGTGGCCTCAAACTCATCCAAGTCTCCGACGACGGTCATGGAATTCGA AGAATTTTGAACGCATCACTTGCATGTTCTGTTGATGAAAGGCTTCGTGCATTTTATATG TATGAAGATCTTCCTATTTTATGTGAAAGGCATACAACCTCTAAACTAAGTAAATATGAGGACTTACAATCTATCAAATCCATGGGATTTAGAGGCGAGGCGTTAGCAAGTATGACATATGTTGGTCATGTGACAGTTACCACCATAACTAAAGATCAATTACATGGATACAG GGCAACTTATAAAGATGGTGTGATGGGGTGTGAACCAAAAGCATGTGCAGCTGTTAAAGGCACTCAAGTTATG ATAGAggatttattttataacatgGCTGCTAGGAAGAAAACACTTCAGAATTCCGCTGATGACTACCCAAAGATAGTTGATATAATTTGCCAGTTTGCCATCCATCACACGAGCATAAGCTTCTCTTGCAGAAAG CATGGAGCTGCTCGAGCAGATGTTCAATCAGCTTCTAAATCCTCAAGGCTTGACGCAATAAGATCTGTCTATGGGGTATCAGTTGCACAAAACCTTTTGAAGATAGAAGTCTCTGATGATCCATCGAGTTCAAGTTTCGAGATGGATGGATTTATTTCTAATTCTAACTACATCGCAAAGAAGATAGCTATGGTGCTATTCATCAATG ATAGACTCGTGGAGTGTGGTGCTCTAAAGAGAGCAATCGAGATTGTTTATTCTGCTACATTGCCAAAGGCATCCAAACCTTTCATCTACATGTCAATCAAGTTGCCACCTGAACACGTTGATGTAAATGTGCACCCAACTAAGAGAGAG GTAACCCTCCTGAACCAAGAAATTATAATTGAGAAGATACAATCTGCTATTGAGTCAAAATTGAGGAATTCCAATGAGTCGAGGACATTTCGAGAACAG AAAGTGGATCCTTTAGATACTTCAGTTTCTACAAGCAAGGCTGCCTCAACTCCTCCCTCGTCTTTTG GAACAAAGCCCCAAAAAGTTCCCGTGCACAAAATGGTAAGGACAGATTCCCAGGATCCTGCAGGAAGGTTGGATGCATACCTGCAGAGCACACAGTCTAGTCAAATGCAACGAAATTCTTGCTTGGCCTCCATGAG GTCTTCAATCAAAGAAAGGAGGAACTCCAGGGAGACTGCAGACCTTACTAGCATTCAGGAACTTATCAGAGAGATTGACTCTAGCTGCCACACTG AGTTGCTGGACCTTGTTGGACACTGCACGTACCTTGGGATGGCAGACGATGTTTTTGCTCTGCTGCAGCACAACACTCATCTGTATCTAGCTAATGTGGTCAACTTGAG CAAAGAGCTCATGTACCAGCAAGTTTTACGTCGATTTGCACAGTTTAGCGCAATTCAATTGAGTGTTCCCGCTCCTCTGTGGGAATTAGTAATGCTGGCCCTAAAGGAGGACGAGTTGGAACCTGAAGGCATTGAACATGAAAACCTGAAAGAAAAGATAGCAGAA ATGAATACAAAGGTGATAAAGCAGAAGAGCGAGATGTTGGAGGAATACTTTGGCATTCATATTGACCCGGATGGTAATTTGTCCCGGCTGCCTATTGTACTTGACCAATACACACCTGACATGGATCGTGTTCCAGAGCTCATTCTTTGTTTGGGCAATGAT GTTAATTGGGATGATGAGAAGGACTGTTTTCAAACAATCGCTGCAGCTATTGCGAACTTCTATGCCTTCCATCCCCCTTTGTTGCCAAATCCATCAGGTGAGAGCTTACAATTTTATAAAAGATCTCCTTCTGGAGATCCTGAAGAAGGAAGTACGTCACACAGTGGTG ATGTCATACCGGAAGAACAAATTGAGCAAGAACTATTTTTGGAGGCTGAAAGAGCTTGGTCTCAGCGTGAATGGTCGATTCAGCATGTTTTGTTCCCCTCCATGAGGCTTTTCCTCAAGCCTCCTACATCAATGGCTACAGATGGAACTTTTGTCAAG GTGGCTTCATTGGAGAAACTCTACAAAATTTTTGAAAGATGCTAA
- the LOC121778099 gene encoding DNA mismatch repair protein MLH1-like isoform X1 yields MELEAQPSDGMDMEECTPTPLEREPPVIRRLEEEVVNRIAAGEVIQRPLSAVKELVENSIDAGSTSITVVVKDGGLKLIQVSDDGHGIRQRILNASLACSVDERLRAFYMYEDLPILCERHTTSKLSKYEDLQSIKSMGFRGEALASMTYVGHVTVTTITKDQLHGYRATYKDGVMGCEPKACAAVKGTQVMIEDLFYNMAARKKTLQNSADDYPKIVDIICQFAIHHTSISFSCRKHGAARADVQSASKSSRLDAIRSVYGVSVAQNLLKIEVSDDPSSSSFEMDGFISNSNYIAKKIAMVLFINDRLVECGALKRAIEIVYSATLPKASKPFIYMSIKLPPEHVDVNVHPTKREVTLLNQEIIIEKIQSAIESKLRNSNESRTFREQKVDPLDTSVSTSKAASTPPSSFGTKPQKVPVHKMVRTDSQDPAGRLDAYLQSTQSSQMQRNSCLASMRSSIKERRNSRETADLTSIQELIREIDSSCHTELLDLVGHCTYLGMADDVFALLQHNTHLYLANVVNLSKELMYQQVLRRFAQFSAIQLSVPAPLWELVMLALKEDELEPEGIEHENLKEKIAEMNTKVIKQKSEMLEEYFGIHIDPDGNLSRLPIVLDQYTPDMDRVPELILCLGNDVNWDDEKDCFQTIAAAIANFYAFHPPLLPNPSGESLQFYKRSPSGDPEEGSTSHSGDVIPEEQIEQELFLEAERAWSQREWSIQHVLFPSMRLFLKPPTSMATDGTFVKVASLEKLYKIFERC; encoded by the exons ATGGAGTTGGAAGCTCAACCCTCCGATGGAATGGATATGGAAGAATGCACACCCACTCCACTTGAAAGGGAGCCGCCGGTAATCCGACGCTTGGAAGAGGAGGTGGTCAACAGAATCGCCGCCGGTGAGGTCATCCAGCGGCCACTCTCCGCCGTTAAGGAGCTCGTCGAGAACAGCATCGACGCCGGCTCAACTTCCATCACCGTGGTGGTGAAAGATGGTGGCCTCAAACTCATCCAAGTCTCCGACGACGGTCATGGAATTCGA CAGAGAATTTTGAACGCATCACTTGCATGTTCTGTTGATGAAAGGCTTCGTGCATTTTATATG TATGAAGATCTTCCTATTTTATGTGAAAGGCATACAACCTCTAAACTAAGTAAATATGAGGACTTACAATCTATCAAATCCATGGGATTTAGAGGCGAGGCGTTAGCAAGTATGACATATGTTGGTCATGTGACAGTTACCACCATAACTAAAGATCAATTACATGGATACAG GGCAACTTATAAAGATGGTGTGATGGGGTGTGAACCAAAAGCATGTGCAGCTGTTAAAGGCACTCAAGTTATG ATAGAggatttattttataacatgGCTGCTAGGAAGAAAACACTTCAGAATTCCGCTGATGACTACCCAAAGATAGTTGATATAATTTGCCAGTTTGCCATCCATCACACGAGCATAAGCTTCTCTTGCAGAAAG CATGGAGCTGCTCGAGCAGATGTTCAATCAGCTTCTAAATCCTCAAGGCTTGACGCAATAAGATCTGTCTATGGGGTATCAGTTGCACAAAACCTTTTGAAGATAGAAGTCTCTGATGATCCATCGAGTTCAAGTTTCGAGATGGATGGATTTATTTCTAATTCTAACTACATCGCAAAGAAGATAGCTATGGTGCTATTCATCAATG ATAGACTCGTGGAGTGTGGTGCTCTAAAGAGAGCAATCGAGATTGTTTATTCTGCTACATTGCCAAAGGCATCCAAACCTTTCATCTACATGTCAATCAAGTTGCCACCTGAACACGTTGATGTAAATGTGCACCCAACTAAGAGAGAG GTAACCCTCCTGAACCAAGAAATTATAATTGAGAAGATACAATCTGCTATTGAGTCAAAATTGAGGAATTCCAATGAGTCGAGGACATTTCGAGAACAG AAAGTGGATCCTTTAGATACTTCAGTTTCTACAAGCAAGGCTGCCTCAACTCCTCCCTCGTCTTTTG GAACAAAGCCCCAAAAAGTTCCCGTGCACAAAATGGTAAGGACAGATTCCCAGGATCCTGCAGGAAGGTTGGATGCATACCTGCAGAGCACACAGTCTAGTCAAATGCAACGAAATTCTTGCTTGGCCTCCATGAG GTCTTCAATCAAAGAAAGGAGGAACTCCAGGGAGACTGCAGACCTTACTAGCATTCAGGAACTTATCAGAGAGATTGACTCTAGCTGCCACACTG AGTTGCTGGACCTTGTTGGACACTGCACGTACCTTGGGATGGCAGACGATGTTTTTGCTCTGCTGCAGCACAACACTCATCTGTATCTAGCTAATGTGGTCAACTTGAG CAAAGAGCTCATGTACCAGCAAGTTTTACGTCGATTTGCACAGTTTAGCGCAATTCAATTGAGTGTTCCCGCTCCTCTGTGGGAATTAGTAATGCTGGCCCTAAAGGAGGACGAGTTGGAACCTGAAGGCATTGAACATGAAAACCTGAAAGAAAAGATAGCAGAA ATGAATACAAAGGTGATAAAGCAGAAGAGCGAGATGTTGGAGGAATACTTTGGCATTCATATTGACCCGGATGGTAATTTGTCCCGGCTGCCTATTGTACTTGACCAATACACACCTGACATGGATCGTGTTCCAGAGCTCATTCTTTGTTTGGGCAATGAT GTTAATTGGGATGATGAGAAGGACTGTTTTCAAACAATCGCTGCAGCTATTGCGAACTTCTATGCCTTCCATCCCCCTTTGTTGCCAAATCCATCAGGTGAGAGCTTACAATTTTATAAAAGATCTCCTTCTGGAGATCCTGAAGAAGGAAGTACGTCACACAGTGGTG ATGTCATACCGGAAGAACAAATTGAGCAAGAACTATTTTTGGAGGCTGAAAGAGCTTGGTCTCAGCGTGAATGGTCGATTCAGCATGTTTTGTTCCCCTCCATGAGGCTTTTCCTCAAGCCTCCTACATCAATGGCTACAGATGGAACTTTTGTCAAG GTGGCTTCATTGGAGAAACTCTACAAAATTTTTGAAAGATGCTAA
- the LOC121778669 gene encoding putative methylesterase 12, chloroplastic, with amino-acid sequence MGNKFTCMSKKDIKSGGIGSRSKRGNLSKRRSSIDEELLHKQALAMAIHQHQLSQRFDNGSMSRRLGSTSSRRRATTLSDPFAATDAKPLPECLENIKTKKFVLAHGEGFGAWCWYKSIALLEESGLLPVALDLAGCGIDTTDAKNVTTLAEYSKPLIDFLQNLPEDEKVILVGHSSGGACISYALEHLPDKISKAVYLCGTMIADGQRPFDVFAEELGSAELFSPDSKYVIYGNGQNKPPTGFMFEKQHLQGLYFNHSPTKDVALAMVSMRPIPLGPMMEKLSLSAEKYGMGRRFYVQTLDDNALSPDVQEKLVRENPPEGVFKIKGSDHCPFFSKPQALHKILLEIAQIA; translated from the exons ATGGGGAATAAATTCACTTGCATGAGCAAGAAAGATATCAAGAGCGGTGGGATTGGATCAAGAAGCAAAAGGGGCAATCTTTCAAAGCGGAGGAGTTCAATCGATGAGGAATTGCTCCACAAGCAAGCTCTAGCTATGGCGATTCACCAGCATCAGCTCTCTCAAAGATTTGACAATGGCTCCATGTCCCGCCGCCTCGGATCCACCTCCTCCCGCCGCCGCGCCACCACTTTGTCCGACCCTTTTGCTGCCACTGATGCTAAGCCa TTGCCGGAGTGTTTGGAGAATATCAAGACGAAGAAGTTTGTTTTGGCGCACGGTGAAGGATTTGGAGCTTGGTGTTGGTATAAAAGCATTGCTCTGCTTGAGGAATCCGGACTGCTTCCAGTTGCCTTGGATCTAGCTGGATGTGGAATCGACACAACCGATGCCAAGAATGTTACGACACTAGCAGAGTACTCCAAGCCTTTGATCGATTTTCTGCAGAATTTGCCCGAGGACGAAAAG GTGATATTGGTCGGCCACAGTAGCGGAGGCGCTTGCATCTCCTACGCATTAGAGCACCTTCCCGACAAGATCTCAAAAGCCGTTTACCTCTGTGGCACGATGATAGCGGATGGGCAGAGACCGTTCGATGTGTTTGCTGAAGAG CTCGGTTCCGCGGAACTCTTTTCACCAGATTCAAAATATGTAATATACGGAAATGGTCAAAACAAGCCCCCGACTGGATTCATGTTCGAGAAGCAGCATCTACAAGGGCTGTATTTCAACCATTCTCCTACAAAG GATGTAGCTTTGGCAATGGTTTCCATGAGGCCTATCCCTCTTGGTCCAATGATGGAGAAGCTGTCTCTATCGGCCGAGAAATACGGGATGGGCAGGCGATTCTACGTTCAAACGTTGGACGATAATGCCCTTTCGCCCGATGTCCAAGAAAAGCTGGTAAGAGAAAACCCTCCAGAAGGAGTTTTCAAGATCAAAGGCAGTGATCACTGCCCTTTCTTCTCTAAGCCTCAAGCTTTACATAAGATCTTGCTTGAAATAGCTCAAATTGCTTAG
- the LOC121778216 gene encoding 2Fe-2S ferredoxin-like, with the protein MNGWSARLALVRCRRGGAGAALLLPLIRDLIEFVVPYVSRRALSPERYSRSLQARPRDSSAAQKFSSNSMAHNQYYLKTQSHASFCTSAAKLDSEEGDEEPQRINVTFVDKDGEEKHISVPEGFSMLEAAHDNDIDLEGACEGTMACSTCHVIVMDVDQYNKLPDPVDEELDMLDLAFGLTKTSRLGCQVIAKRELDGLRLALPSATS; encoded by the exons ATGAACGGTTGGAGTGCAAGGCTCGCTCTTGTCCGGTGCCGGCGCGGGGGTGCTGGTGCTGCTCTCCTCCTTCCGCTCATTCGCGATCTTATTGAATTTGTCGTCCCATACGTATCCCGACGAGCCTTGTCGCCGGAACGATATAGCAGATCCCTGCAAGCTCGACCTCGAGATTCGTCTGCAG CTCAAAAATTTTCATCAAACTCCATGGCTCATAATCAGTACTATTTAAAAACACAG AGCCACGCATCGTTTTGCACATCTGCAGCCAAACTCGACTCAGAGGAAGGCGATGAAGAACCACAAAG AATAAATGTAACTTTTGTGGACAAAGACGGAGAGGAGAAGCATATCAGTGTCCCTGAGGGGTTTTCAATGCTAGAAGCTGCTCATGACAATGATATAGATCTTGAAG GAGCATGTGAAGGTACAATGGCTTGTTCCACTTGCCATGTTATCGTCATG GATGTAGACCAATATAATAAATTACCAGATCCAGTCGATGAGGAATTGGACATGTTAGATCTTGCATTTGGCCTTACAAAAAC GTCTCGCCTAGGCTGTCAAGTAATTGCAAAACGCGAACTTGATGGACTTCGTCTAGCACTTCCGTCAGCTACTTCATGA
- the LOC121778734 gene encoding probable polygalacturonase At1g80170, which produces MNTLHLLCFLIFLALPLRLTSKQYSGGLNEDYDGPFEVQETYEEDEFDEFLNLPNWESGGRKKDVSNVDAFGAVGDGVSDDTKAFVGAWKKACSKRGNSIFLVPKGKKYLVSATKFKGPCAGKLVIQIDGTIVAPDNPKIWDPDHPRMWLGYYNLSNVFFQGKGVIDGSGSKWWAASCKRNKSDPCLGAPTAFTIDSSSRVRVRDLTVQNGQQMHFTIARSENVRVSGVTILAPGNSPNIDGIHVTTSRNIVLRNCVIGTGDDCISIVSHSSNIKMKNIYCGPGHGISIGSLGKNNSIGQVETVTLDNAFIRDTTNGLRIKTWQGGSGYVRAVRCQNVKMENVSNPIIIDQFYCDSPTKCEDQASAVEVSEILYKNITGTSATRIAMKFACSGTVPCSKIVLNNINLQSESEDGYEETYCNNASGSFHGHVHPPADCLLQKREGVVEEKISYQHNIHTEL; this is translated from the exons ATGAACACACTACACTTGCTCTGCTTTCTCATCTTCCTGGCTCTTCCCCTTAGACTTACAAGCAAACAATATTCCGGAGGCTTGAACGAAGACTACGATGGCCCTTTTGAGGTGCAAGAAACATACGAAGAAGATGAGTTTGATGAGTTCTTGAACTTGCCAAATTGGGAAAGTGGTGGTCGGAAGAAGGATGTCTCAAACGTCGATGCATTTGGTGCCGTTGGAGATGGAGTTTCTGATGATACTAAG GCATTTGTAGGTGCATGGAAGAAAGCTTGTTCTAAACGTGGAAATTCAATTTTCTTGGTTCCAAAAGGGAAAAAATATCTAGTAAGTGCAACCAAATTCAAAGGGCCTTGTGCTGGCAAGTTAGTAATTCAG ATTGATGGAACTATTGTAGCACCGGATAATCCAAAAATATGGGACCCGGACCATCCTCGAATGTGGCTTGGATACTACAATTTGAGCAATGTATTTTTTCAAGGGAAAGGAGTCATTGATGGCTCGGGCAGCAAATGGTGGGCAGCTTCTTGCAAAAGGAACAAATCCGAT CCATGCTTAGGAGCTCCAACG GCATTTACCATAGATTCTAGCTCGCGTGTTAGGGTGAGAGACTTGACCGTGCAAAACGGACAACAAATGCACTTTACTATCGCGAGGTCCGAAAATGTCCGAGTATCCGGCGTGACAATTTTGGCCCCGGGGAACAGCCCCAACATTGATGGGATCCATGTCACTACCTCGAGAAATATAGTGTTGCGGAATTGTGTGATTGGAACAG gTGATGATTGCATATCCATTGTGAGTCATAGCTCGAATATCAAGATGAAGAATATATATTGTGGGCCCGGTCATGGGATAAG TATAGGTAGCCTCGGCAAGAACAACTCCATTGGCCAAGTGGAGACAGTCACACTCGACAATGCCTTCATTCGAGACACAACAAACGGATTGAGGATCAAAACATGGCAG GGAGGCTCCGGCTACGTGAGGGCGGTGCGCTGCCAAAATGTGAAGATGGAAAACGTCTCAAACCCCATCATCATTGACCAATTCTATTGTGATTCACCAACAAAATGTGAAGATCAG GCTTCGGCTGTGGAAGTGAGTGAGATATTGTACAAGAACATAACCGGGACTTCTGCAACGCGAATCGCAATGAAATTCGCATGCAGCGGAACAGTTCCCTGTAGCAAAATAGTCCTCAACAACATCAACTTGCAGAGTGAAAGTGAAGATGGTTATGAGGAGACCTATTGTAATAATGCATCTGGTTCCTTTCACGGCCATGTTCATCCACCTGCAGATTGCCTACTGCAGAAGAGAGAAGGTGTTGTTGAGGAGAAAATTAGCTATCAACATAACATTCATACGGAATTATGA
- the LOC121780470 gene encoding nuclear cap-binding protein subunit 2-like produces the protein MASLFKDPTKLSAYRDRRFSGMQEEYEEALLTSTTIYVGNMSFYTTEEQVYELFSRAGEIKKMVMGLDKNSKTPCGFCFVMYYSREDAEDTVKYISGTILDDRPIRVDFDWGFQEGRQWGRGRSGGQVRDEYRTDYDPGRGGYGKIVQKELEAQRHLVDYGAGSLDSFAPVMQPNYGRQGGNYGQGGSHRSRDYPRKRHREDDRRGSDFQRRKSDFVYRRNPDNEPRPEKNPRFRESGDSDEEDGDDRKRSS, from the exons ATGGCCTCACTCTTCAAG GATCCGACCAAATTGTCGGCGTATAGGGACAGAAGGTTTTCCGGGATGCAGGAAGAGTACGAGGAGGCGCTACTGACCTCGACCACCATCTACGTGGGAAATATGTCGTTTTACACGACGGAGGAGCAGGTTTACGAGCTGTTCTCTCGGGCGGGGGAGATAAAGAAGATGGTCATGGGTTTGGATAAGAACAGCAAGACTCCTTGCGGATTCTGCTTCGTAAT GTACTACTCCAGAGAAGATGCTGAAGATACTGTGAAATATATCAGTGGGACTATTCTCGATGACCGTCCTATTCGTGTTGACTTTGATTGGGGGTTTCAAGAAGGCAGGCAATGGGGCCGTGGGCGGAGTGGTGGGCAG GTGCGGGATGAATATCGTACCGACTATGACCCAG GTAGAGGTGGTTATGGAAAAATAGTCCAGAAAGAATTGGAAGCGCAGAGGCATCTAGTCGATTATGGTGCTGGATCGCTAGATTCATTTGCACCTGTCATGCAACCAAACT ATGGTAGGCAAGGTGGAAACTACGGTCAAGGGGGCTCCCACCGCAGCAGAG ATTACCCACGCAAGCGACATAGAGAAGATGACCGCCGTGGGTCAGATTTTCAAAGGAGAAAGTCGGACTTCGTGTATCGGAGAAATCCAGATAATGAACCCAGACCT GAAAAAAATCCGCGATTTCGGGAGAGCGGCGATTCGGACGAGGAGGATGGTGATGATCGGAAGCGGTCGTCGTAG